The region ACCAATGCGCCAATGAATATTATTGATTGCAAACACACTTTAATTGCGTTGTAGCCATGCGTTTTTCTATAtctttttgtttcaattttaatACATACACGCTTTTTTAGCCCCGCACACAACTCACCTTctgctttcttttttctttttcttttttttctctttccgCTTTCTTTCCgctcagtgtgaccgcggatttacaGTATGACCATcagaaatacaaatataaccCACTTAACCCCATCAATTAAAACAGGTAAACAACTGGAGTTAAACCGCggaaaaaatattgtttgtaAATTCGTCTTGCAGATACAACTTTTCTCTTTGCTTACAAATACGACTACTATATATTTCACCCGAACTATGCCAAAAGCTCATAAAGTTTCATCATATAGGTAGGAATATTTAAATAGCATGGTACACAATGGGCTAATCGTTCTCTGCCCATGATCACAAATCATATTCcgcgattttgatattcggctTACTGTTCCTAGCTGGTTAGGCCATTCTGGATTAAACATATAGTTTAAGCCgacaaatgaataaatttgttaCAATTCAGTCTAATTTTAGATACTCCCTTATATTGAAATGTGTCTAAACTAAGGGTTAAATAAAGAAGGCCAAGCATAAAACGTAAGAGTGCACGGAATGAAACGTAAGTGTGTTGAGAATGTTTGCTTCCCAATACTGAATAATTCTATAGCAAGAAACATTAGACAGGGTGTAGATGGAAATTCCAAAACCAAAATGTTGAAGAGCTCGCGATTATTAAagattattaataataatgtaTCTTTAAGATGGACGCGACTGCAGAATTCGGCTTCCGATGTCACACAGAGCTCACGCCAAAAAGCGTGGCTAACGGCCAGGGAACGTTACAAGAATCACGAGCACGTTTACTACAGTTCCGTCTTGGAGACCAAATGGAAGTCATCTACCCCTCCGGCTTCAGTTAATTCACAATTTCCGCACGATTGGATGGACGACTACGAATTCTACGAGGGAGGCAAGAGCACAGATACCAAACACGGCACCCCAGACGCCTCAATACCAGCTTCAACCGTTCCATGCAGCGGATGCGGAGCACACTTGCACTGTTCAAATATCTCCATGCCCGGCTACATACCCAGCGAGATATTCAACGGCCGGTCGCAACAGGAGCTGAAAACTATCATTTGCCAAAGATGCCATTTCCTGAATCACTACAACATCGCCTTGGATGTTGATGTGCCACCTTCGTCCTATGTGGATACGATTTCGCGCATACAGGACCACTTTGCCCTGGCAATCGTAATGGTGGACCTTCTGGACTTTCCCAGCTCCATTTGGCCCGGCATGCAGCACGTTCTGGGCACAAAGCGCCCTGTCTTCCTAGTCGGCAATAAGGTTGATCTCCTGCCGCGCGACTCCAACAGCTACCTGAATCACGTGAAGCATTGTCTGCAGCGTTCGTTCATCCAGCACGGTGGCGGAGACGGGCTCAACATAAAAAATGTCAGTCTGATATCGGCCAAGACAGGCTATGGCATTGAGGAACTGATCACGCAGTTGCACAAGACCTGGTCGTACAAGGGAGATGTGTATCTCCTGGGATGCACGAATGTGGGCAAAAGTACACTGTTTAATATCTTGCTCAACTCGGACTACTGCCGCCCAGAGGCCAGTGAGCTTGTGCGCAAGGCCACGACCTGCCCCTGGCCAGGAACAACCCTTGAACTGTTGAGATTCCCCATCTTCAGACCATCTGACAGCCGAGTCTATCAGCGCTTTAAGCGCTTATTCTCAGAACGCGTCGAAAGGGCCTCCTTGGATAAACTGCGGCGGGAACAAGCCCAAAAAACCGGAGCTGTTGCCGCGGCTCAGCCAGTCTCTCAAGTGGGACGTAGCTTCGATCGCCGTGAGGTGGTCAATGACTCCTTCTCGATGGCAGCCGGCACGCAGCCCATAACTAGCTTGAACGAACGTCGTGCAGAGTATCGGGAGGCTCGATGGGTCTACGATACACCAGGAGTGATGCAGCCCGATCAACTGACAGCTCTCCTAACCGCTGAGGAGCTCGCACAGCTGCAGCCAACGACAATGATTCGTCCCCGAGCTTTTCGCCTGCTACCCAAGATGACTTTACTGCTAGCAGGCTTGGCCCGCATGGATATCTTGGATCTCTCCGGCTCTGAGAAGCACTATGATTGGCTTAAGGTGTTTGTGTTCGCCTCTCAAAACCTTCCCGTGATGATAGCAGACACCCTGCAAGCAGAAACAGTATATAAGCGATATCTGGGAACTCCCTTCCTTGGCATTCCCTCAGCTAGTGGGGATTTAGAGGCACGATTGAAACGCTGGCCAGGCCTTCATTGCAAAGATAAAGATATTGTTGTTAGCAAAAGCGGCAGGCATGAGGGAAGGCTGAATTGTGATATTACACTAAGCTCCGCAGGATGGCTGGGCCTACTCTTGCCTGATAACTCCGAGTGCAGTCTTCGGGTATGGACGCCACATGCAGCGggaatatatgtacgtacaccGGCTGTTATACCACTTGCCGATCGGTTGGTGGGCAAACATATTCGAAACTCGTTAGCTTACAATACCACAATtccatttgtttttaaaaaataaaaccaaagaCCAGAAAtgcctttatttttttggtggatTCAAATCGAAATGGCACAATGCCGCTAGCATCTGAATCCTTCTGtgcagctctggctctgcacGCCATTTTTTTAAGAGTTGGCACTTCTTCCAAtgaattgcatttaaatccttgttgctcattcactttcaaacaatttctatttggcgctCAAGTTTGGTGGgacttgctctcttttttttgggatttgcTCTCTATTTTGTGGTGGGAAATGCTCTCTTTgcgagacggtatatttctgaggaacagacggtatattttatcggaACATCTGCGGTCTTACTAATTTTCTTGCTACCATGTCTAGCTCACACTTGCAAATTTTGCATAGTATTTTCAAGTATATTTTACTCACCGTCTTGTGCAATATTGGATTTCACatttaaaccttattttagtaaattaatttaataattggATAAAACTATGAGTtcatagtttttaatccttgagAGAGatcgattaacccattgtagaccacggggtattttaatatcctaccgaaaataatgaaaattgaataattttagCGTAGTTGATGTGAAAGATATCTTGGGTTTCttttaagttcagaggaaCGATCTACAAGAATAATTTACAATCAGTATTATTTGCCGTTattta is a window of Drosophila pseudoobscura strain MV-25-SWS-2005 chromosome 3, UCI_Dpse_MV25, whole genome shotgun sequence DNA encoding:
- the LOC4804156 gene encoding nitric oxide-associated protein 1 isoform X1: MLKSSRLLKIINNNVSLRWTRLQNSASDVTQSSRQKAWLTARERYKNHEHVYYSSVLETKWKSSTPPASVNSQFPHDWMDDYEFYEGGKSTDTKHGTPDASIPASTVPCSGCGAHLHCSNISMPGYIPSEIFNGRSQQELKTIICQRCHFLNHYNIALDVDVPPSSYVDTISRIQDHFALAIVMVDLLDFPSSIWPGMQHVLGTKRPVFLVGNKVDLLPRDSNSYLNHVKHCLQRSFIQHGGGDGLNIKNVSLISAKTGYGIEELITQLHKTWSYKGDVYLLGCTNVGKSTLFNILLNSDYCRPEASELVRKATTCPWPGTTLELLRFPIFRPSDSRVYQRFKRLFSERVERASLDKLRREQAQKTGAVAAAQPVSQVGRSFDRREVVNDSFSMAAGTQPITSLNERRAEYREARWVYDTPGVMQPDQLTALLTAEELAQLQPTTMIRPRAFRLLPKMTLLLAGLARMDILDLSGSEKHYDWLKVFVFASQNLPVMIADTLQAETVYKRYLGTPFLGIPSASGDLEARLKRWPGLHCKDKDIVVSKSGRHEGRLNCDITLSSAGWLGLLLPDNSECSLRVWTPHAAGIYVRTPAVIPLADRLVGKHIRNSLAYNTTIPFVFKK
- the LOC4804156 gene encoding nitric oxide-associated protein 1 isoform X2: MDDYEFYEGGKSTDTKHGTPDASIPASTVPCSGCGAHLHCSNISMPGYIPSEIFNGRSQQELKTIICQRCHFLNHYNIALDVDVPPSSYVDTISRIQDHFALAIVMVDLLDFPSSIWPGMQHVLGTKRPVFLVGNKVDLLPRDSNSYLNHVKHCLQRSFIQHGGGDGLNIKNVSLISAKTGYGIEELITQLHKTWSYKGDVYLLGCTNVGKSTLFNILLNSDYCRPEASELVRKATTCPWPGTTLELLRFPIFRPSDSRVYQRFKRLFSERVERASLDKLRREQAQKTGAVAAAQPVSQVGRSFDRREVVNDSFSMAAGTQPITSLNERRAEYREARWVYDTPGVMQPDQLTALLTAEELAQLQPTTMIRPRAFRLLPKMTLLLAGLARMDILDLSGSEKHYDWLKVFVFASQNLPVMIADTLQAETVYKRYLGTPFLGIPSASGDLEARLKRWPGLHCKDKDIVVSKSGRHEGRLNCDITLSSAGWLGLLLPDNSECSLRVWTPHAAGIYVRTPAVIPLADRLVGKHIRNSLAYNTTIPFVFKK